Proteins found in one Lates calcarifer isolate ASB-BC8 linkage group LG8, TLL_Latcal_v3, whole genome shotgun sequence genomic segment:
- the si:ch73-43g23.1 gene encoding serine/arginine repetitive matrix protein 2 encodes MDSWTLQGDSYSFLRSAPRTFSLCHRDGTPNHVEIFDIINVPTQRSAISETTCLCDIFGDDCESPSLSSSPAAVAFVPSQREVDGGTAAASPLADDLNDSSGSYHTAQGSSEGEEGFEDSRERLNSPLLQNTSSERRQPEDEGLSSGHPDIFEDSSPNLEPKSQSPAPHLSTASPPSEVLNTGERTPSPGQNSSYTISPQGRASSLSSSSVEKRRSPSSSPNPRKAHSEAEPGRLTPSLKDRHSRSSHQSLTPSPSSEPRNCVSSSSTESVNVQSSPDCREAQNSPGLRSSYFNQHGSPSPEPTPTPDFTESAFESRSILSSPLLSSSNTELSAQSRETLVSPELKNRPYSPNTQASSPFSELRGRVSLPDLFSRGSTPDIEEPPCSPELISDPSTAGRDSTATPENQNARLSVEPGSAVSTPAPRYTPPSPVISIATSPELVESSVSPELRHAAPSPGLLSTASPATTGTRTPSPGPSPKIRHISTPSEIRTQVSSPVVSYSLSPSPEVRSSCSPIEHRHTAPSPEIRITASSPELHFDSASLRGLTSSPHITGISYTVVQPEDRDSPPFPELSRLSTPNPARTPVSPEARSSTQSRDSVQSSIAESTGTPRASPHISGFTSPGLQPEITLLHRPIYQTPSPQPKHHTPSPEPRYQTPSSDKQQSPSPQHLRSRDPSPFSQPPEQNSPATLSTECHPHYTEPTPLRNTPEVERDSSSVDTSEIQCPTHLAKDNVSPSFELDRGDKSVVAEIKSGSPVVAVCSPVFTSPFLAEEKIESSLKQESLEREATPQEVNIQESSSLTSFSEEKQDISHTFSQREDTYNNPPTKIKSPSPNLLVSKDRSPTISPVSKATTNSPVQRLENPQPQFTTYSLTSESSSSLKSARTPDLSRRQLSAQVRRENRQRFTEDMANHVHRRRTPSPPLTRFTPVHIIAPEKPYRQWQNRSRSPSQVVASSPSGNLKKAVTNRESPDVAPVDNNSQAHWVRLGGQLEMEREMQLEEERETGRERQRDREMERERKREEQAPEKGEGWQGDASYRGEQVELSFSARNRKGPASRSTAPTSRETRQGLPTVHSYSESLLATRQLQQQQSLLRLASQQDARGGGPGRRLQPPAHQNKRSAPGRVATSRPCRSSSSSMGSELDEADNEVKWFTDLAFHSLSSPEVDYLDMYNSSHRSSTNISQPSTQESPAGVSAAWPAYADFRASAPKLDNEELSFQQSSAYYSDGLDPSRRYEMGSFECVDVAVEREDSRKVRRGVPKRQIQLKRKNNAEGKQDESSENSSPGIPVMMESPSLESHPRETFVRQHSTPAATQDCYPSERSPDPNQENERKFKLQKSTSLDETCSKTKMATCVIKSVLSKKMQSDDKQPDEQAEEEVSPAFEKNSPPKESSLAPLKVSPKPDTHNLCSSFQSDYSLSSEGLPVRREPSTKDGVKPPKSFGVRSGNRPSSSSSSRSVTFSQTDSEEADSQSRNAGSLRSEMRSELKVPFDSKQSRTRVKQADDIKSRDEKEDGDSANATAGNTGAPSATGASSTQARMTNRDQECENTEDHKQPQQSDKTAYMSKATEKKKASLSVCLTPEAENKPSPDMSFREKEERVEISVDEKIEEDEGNGTNKAKAPIHKVRDVRRLVKNTYNLSFKATSAVMPADVTEERTEILNEERREEVIAEEREVRQEMRTEERREEREEEYRVERKEEQKEEVKDSKPLTLSPPLQSKGKPLSRLQPMQIEYKAVCWKEDKNKLLCSKKDPENPGDKPQASPGLVTEVSRESKANTQNYTTTDATIARPCQHDLNMAAETQDTVTEMHKMPDKEGKPVAVRTDRKPPMLGSLPKLPSKEREVSTAVVLIRDGSSKTKTSASPAQEESPTPLQVPAASLSPEPSTPGSTPGSSSGHSVSMLLKEKGYQADIGAVVGDGQNAAAGKGVPCKHVNCLEIPLQTAVPSDGGHIESHRERTFSSSSVTSGPSAVPENTDNHTKTTEDDGVKPTIKDTANQKSALPQGSTLEQTPLTKQKDLGDFEAVKRLDPTFPPRSPAIRRFRPQPIEVKSLSKDTQKQDMSTNSTGNNRPQTIEVKSIAKNSQKPAVPPKPSCKFKPADLGATPNEAQRLSATTSTVKPQGEERSQTIVVSSPTIYRKISNESTLTSHYTRKLAVSAVSSLKPPPSKTTATSVSSLSNQATAASETEESNDRGQQQQQPAASPQSSRNTQRPTTLAPTSGTSQSLTSAPGLVCDPVANQVTEAAANQPTQPAVMDPDIQPQYPRMAYPHEQAMPVTSNNTKQPAAVPTTQVPGYSHQPCRRSLSSERPQRTDDLRFYASDDPPSYDERESFSPLMLPDLTPRRSNRYQPSSRPPPCSCTAGCPSHPGLTPPHHHRSPHNLTPPAPAHSPGQVLPYPVAQPPLRPHQCRPDPQPMNYQPSSPKSSPLGPSQPPALYQPLHQPPPCPPHPSLMQACAAERPLQPPQHIDPRRPPVHRSPQQQPPGMAGAPYSDPGHSHSPGLPPMDPQYLCGPQSLGPSYGSEYGGDSSSLYSESSYGQTPRRVLLDPETGKYFYIEVPVQPLRKMLFDPETGQYVEVLIPQQAMSHSGLYPPSAAPYPSLHNPNMYAPAPQYMPYAAPPPPPAHPQAQPQPPRYPEASAAATMHPSGPGVSYRSHSGQGSKPEPQNHPPMDQSYLESMYYVPTGMNASPNPTPPDYYHKHPPNLPPTGGKRS; translated from the coding sequence ATGGACAGCTGGACTCTTCAGGGGGACAGCTACTCCTTCCTCCGCAGCGCGCCACGCACCTTTTCCCTGTGCCATCGTGACGGCACGCCCAATCACGTTGAAATCTTTGACATCATCAACGTCCCTACTCAGCGCAGCGCCATCTCCGAGACCACTTGcctgtgtgacatttttggagaCGATTGTGAGTCGCCCTCCCTCTCGAGCAGCCCCGCTGCAGTGGCCTTTGTCCCTTCCCAGAGGGAGGTGGACGGGGGGACAGCTGCTGCATCACCCCTGGCGGATGATCTGAACGACTCCTCAGGCTCATACCACACTGCACAGGGCTccagtgaaggagaggagggttTTGAAGATTCAAGAGAAAGGCTTAACAGCCCCCTGTTGCAGAACACGTCTTCAGAGAGGAGGCAGCCAGAGGACGAGGGACTGAGCTCAGGGCATCCAGACATTTTTGAGGACAGTAGCCCAAATTTAGAACCAAAAAGCCAATCACCAGCACCTCACCTTAGCACAGCTAGCCCACCATCTGAAGTCCTGAACACTGGTGAGAGGACCCCCTCTCCTGGACAAAACAGTTCCTATACCATCAGTCCACAGGGAAGAGCGTCATCCTTGTCATCTTCCTCAGTGGAAAAAAGACGTTCACCATCATCTTCACCTAATCCAAGAAAAGCTCATTCAGAAGCTGAACCGGGGAgactcactccctctctcaaAGACAGGCATAGCAGGTCCTCTCATCAATCATTAACTCCAAGTCCCTCCTCTGAGCCTAGGAACTGTGTCAGCTCATCTTCCACTGAATCAGTGAATGTCCAATCCTCACCTGACTGCAGAGAAGCACAAAACTCACCTGGGCTAAGGAGCAGCTACTTTAACCAACACGGCAGTCCCTCACCTGAGCCCACACCCACTCCAGATTTTACAGAATCAGCTTTTGAATCTAGATCCATTCTTTCATCTCCTTTACTGTCATCCAGTAATACAGAATTGTCAGCCCAGTCAAGAGAAACGTTGGTTTCCCCTGAGCTGAAGAACAGGCCTTACTCCCCCAATACTCAAGCATCATCTCCTTTTTCTGAGCTTAGAGGGAGGGTCTCACTTCCTGATCTTTTCAGTAGAGGCTCCACGCCTGATATAGAAGAGCCTCCCTGCTCTCCTGAGCTGATTTCAGATCCCTCCACTGCAGGAAGAGACAGCACAGCTACTCCTGAGAACCAAAACGCAAGGTTATCAGTTGAACCAGGCAGCGCTGTTTCTACACCTGCCCCCCGATACACTCCCCCGTCACCTGTCATTTCAATAGCAACATCTCCTGAACTTGTGGAGAGTAGTGTCTCGCCTGAATTAAGACACGCAGCTCCCTCACCTGGCCTGCTCAGCACTGCTTCTCCCGCTACGACCGGGACAAGAACTCCCTCTCCTGGCCCCTCACCTAAAATAAGACACATTTCAACACCCTCTGAAATCAGGACCCAGGTGTCTTCGCCTGTGGTAAGTTATAGTTTATCTCCATCACCTGAAGTTAGGAGCAGCTGTTCTCCCAtagagcacagacacactgctcCCTCACCTGAAATCAGGATTACAGCATCCTCACCTGAGCTTCACTTTGACTCTGCCTCATTAAGAGGCCTCACTTCATCCCCTCATATCACAGGGATTTCTTACACTGTTGTTCAACCTGAAGACAGGGACTCCCCCCCATTTCCTGAGCTCTCCCGTCTCTCCACCCCTAATCCTGCCAGGACACCTGTGTCCCCTGAAGCAAGGAGCTCTACCCAAAGCAGAGACAGTGTACAGAGCAGTATAGCAGAGTCCACTGGTACACCACGAGCCTCGCCTCATATATCAGGCTTCACAAGCCCCGGCTTGCAGCCTGAAATAACTTTGTTGCATCGACCCATTTACCAAACACCTTCACCTCAGCCGAAGCATCACACTCCCTCACCTGAGCCAAGATATCAAACCCCTTCATCTGACAAGCAACAAAGTCCCTCACCTCAGCACCTCAGAAGTAGGGATCCGTCACCTTTTTCCCAACCACCTGAGCAGAACTCACCAGCAACCCTCTCCACAGAGTGCCACCCTCACTACACAGAGCCCACTCCTCTGAGAAATACACCTGAAGTTGAAAGAGATTCCTCTTCAGTTGATACTTCAGAAATACAGTGTCCCACACATTTGGCAAAAGACAACGTGTCGCCCTCATTTGAATTAGACAGGGGAGACAAATCAGTTGTTGCTGAAATCAAAAGTGGTTCACCAGTGGTTGCAGTTTGTTCCCCTGTATTTACTTCACCTTTCTTAGCAGAGGAAAAGATAGAGAGCTCACTGAAACAAGAAAGCCTAGAGAGAGAGGCAACACCACAGGAAGTAAACATTCAGGAGAGCTCAAGTTTAACCTCCTTCTCTGAGGAGAAACAAGACATTAGCCATACCTTTTCTCAGAGGGAGGACACTTATAATAATCCCCCAACGAAAATCAAGTCTCCTTCCCCTAATCTTCTGGTCTCTAAGGACAGGAGTCCAACCATTTCACCTGTTAGTAAGGCTACCACCAACTCACCAGTGCAGAGACTGGAAAACCCACAGCCTCAATTTACTACTTACTCCCTAACTTCTGAAAGCAGCAGTTCATTAAAATCAGCTCGTACACCTGACCTCTCGAGAAGACAACTGTCAGCCCAAGTTAGAcgtgaaaacagacagaggttCACTGAGGACATGGCCAACCATGTACACAGAAGGAGGACTCCCTCTCCACCACTCACCAGGTTTACACCTGTGCACATCATAGCCCCTGAGAAGCCATACAGACAGTGGCAGAACAGAAGCCGTAGCCCCTCTCAGGTTGTAGCCTCCTCACCAAGTGGTAATTTAAAGAAAGCAGTGACAAATAGGGAAAGCCCCGATGTTGCCCCCGTTGACAATAATAGCCAGGCCCACTGGGTCAGACTAGGAGGGCAAttggagatggagagggaaatgcagctggaggaggagagagagacaggcagggagaGGCAAAGGGAtagggagatggagagagagagaaagagggaggagcaggCTCCTGAAAAGGGGGAGGGGTGGCAGGGGGACGCCAGTTACAGAGGGGAACAGGTTGAGCTGTCATTCAGTGCCAGGAATAGAAAAGGGCCTGCGAGTCGCAGTACAGCTCCCACAAGCAGAGAGACCCGTCAGGGACTGCCAACAGTGCATTCCTATTCAGAGAGCTTGCTTGCCACCAGACagctacagcaacaacagagtCTTCTGAGACTTGCCTCTCAACAAGACGCCAGGGGTGGTGGTCCTGGCAGACGGCTTCAACCTCCTGCACACCAGAACAAGAGGAGTGCTCCTGGACGCGTGGCCACCAGCAGGCCCTGCCGGAGTTCCAGCTCCAGCATGGGAAGTGAGCTTGATGAGGCAGATAATGAGGTGAAATGGTTTACAGACTTGGCTTTCCACAGCCTGTCAAGCCCTGAGGTAGATTACCTTGATATGTACAACTCTAGTCACCGTTCATCTACCAACATTTCTCAACCATCTACCCAGGAGAGCCCCGCCGGGGTCAGTGCTGCCTGGCCGGCCTACGCTGACTTCCGGGCTTCTGCTCCAAAGCTGGACAATGAAGAGCTCTCCTTCCAGCAATCATCTGCATACTACTCAGATGGCCTAGATCCATCAAGGCGCTATGAGATGGGCAGCTTTGAGTGCGTAGATGTGGCAGTGGAAAGAGAGGACTCCAGGAAGGTGAGAAGAGGAGTGCCAAAGAGACAGATCCAGCTGAAGAGAAAGAATAATGCTGAGGGGAAGCAGGATGAAAGTAGTGAAAATAGTAGTCCTGGGATACCAGTGATGATGGAAAGCCCCTCTCTTGAGAGTCACCCCAGAGAGACATTTGTGAGACAACACAGTACACCAGCAGCAACGCAAGATTGCTACCCCTCTGAGCGCAGCCCTGATCCCAatcaagaaaatgaaagaaaattcaAACTCCAGAAATCTACGTCCCTGGATGAAACATGCTCTAAAACCAAGATGGCCACATGTGTCATCAAGAGTGTGTTGTCCAAGAAGATGCAAAGTGATGATAAACAACCTGATGagcaggcagaggaagaagTGAGCCCTGCTTTTGAGAAAAACAGCCCACCAAAAGAGAGTTCACTGGCACCACTGAAAGTGTCCCCAAAACCTGACACACATAACCTGTGTTCCAGTTTTCAGTCAGATTATAGTCTTTCATCTGAGGGTCTTCCTGTGAGAAGAGAACCAAGCACAAAGGATGGGGTCAAACCACCAAAAAGCTTTGGAGTGAGATCCGGCAACAGGCCAAgttcatccagcagcagcagaagtgtAACTTTTTCACAGACTGACAGTGAAGAGGCTGATTCTCAGAGCAGGAATGCAGGCTCATTGAGATCTGAAATGAGGTCAGAATTGAAAGTGCCATTTGATAGTAAACAGTCCAGAACTAGAGTGAAACAAGCAGATGACATTAAAAGCAGGGACGAAAAGGAGGATGGTGACTCAGCAAATGCCACTGCCGGGAACACAGGAGCTCCTTCTGCCACCGGAGCCAGCAGCACACAGGCCAGGATGACAAACAGAGACCAGGAATGCGAAAACACAGAGGACCATAAACAACCGCAACAGAGTGACAAGACCGCCTACATGTCAAAagccacagagaaaaagaaagcatcTCTAAGTGTCTGTCTCACACCTGAGGCAGAAAACAAGCCTTCACCAGATATGTCTTtcagagaaaaggaagaaagggTAGAGATCAGTGTGGATGAGAAAATagaggaagatgaaggaaaTGGCACTAATAAAGCTAAGGCCCCCATTCACAAAGTTAGAGATGTGAGGCGGCTcgtaaaaaatacatataatcTGTCTTTCAAGGCAACTAGTGCTGTAATGCCAGCAGATGTGACTGAAGAAAGGACGGAAATTCTTAATGAAGAAAGGAGGGAAGAGGTCATAGCAGAAGAGCGGGAAGTAAGGCAAGAAATGAGGAcggaagagaggagggaggaaagagaagaggagtacagggtggagaggaaagaggaacagaaagaggaggTAAAGGATTCAAAGCCACTGACCTTATCTCCACCTCTTCAAAGCAAAGGAAAGCCTCTGTCTCGTCTGCAGCCAATGCAAATAGAATACAAGGCTGTTTGTtggaaagaagacaaaaataaactgttatgCAGCAAGAAAGACCCAGAAAACCCAGGTGACAAACCCCAGGCATCCCCAGGGCTTGTCACTGAGGTAAGCAGAGAAtcaaaggcaaacacacagaattaCACAACAACAGACGCAACAATTGCCAGGCCATGTCAACATGATCTAAACATGGCGGCAGAAACACAAGACACTGTGACAGAAATGCATAAAATGCCAGACAAAGAGGGCAAACCTGTGGCAGttagaacagacagaaaacctcCCATGCTCGGAAGCCTTCCCAAACTGCCCAGTAAGGAGAGAGAGGTGTCCACTGCTGTAGTGTTGATAAGGGATGGGTCCAGCAAGACCAAGACATCTGCATCTCCAGCCCAGGAAGAAAGTCCCACCCCACTCCAAGTCCCAGCTGCTTCCCTTTCACCCGAACCCAGTACCCCTGGGAGTACCCCCGGCAGCAGCAGTGGCCACTCAGTTTCTATGTTATTGAAGGAGAAAGGCTACCAAGCTGACATTGGAGCAGTAGTGGGCGACGGTCAGAATGCAGCTGCAGGGAAAGGGGTGCCCTGCAAGCATGTGAACTGCCTGGAGATCCCCCTTCAGACCGCCGTGCCCTCAGATGGTGGGCATATCGAGTCACATAGAGAGAGGACATTCTCCTCATCATCTGTCACGTCTGGCCCGTCAGCAGtgcctgaaaacacagacaaccATACAAAGACCACAGAGGACGATGGAGTTAAACCTACAATAAAAGACACAGCAAATCAAAAAAGTGCTCTTCCACAAGGGAGTACACTGGAACAGACACCTCTCACCAAACAGAAGGATCTAGGTGATTTTGAAGCAGTGAAAAGATTAGATCCAACTTTCCCCCCAAGGTCTCCTGCAATAAGAAGATTCAGACCACAGCCAATTGAGGTTAAGTCACTATctaaagacacacagaaacaagacatGTCCACAAACTCCACAGGCAACAACAGGCCTCAAACCATTGAAGTAAAATCTATAGCTAAGAATTCTCAAAAGCCAGCTGTGCCTCCGAAACCAAGTTGTAAATTTAAACCTGCAGATTTAGGAGCAACGCCAAATGAAGCGCAGAGACTGTCAGCGACAACATCAACTGTAAAACCACAAGGTGAGGAGAGATCACAGACAATTGTGGTGTCCTCACCGACTATCTATAGAAAGATCTCCAATGAGTCCACATTGACATCACACTATACAAGAAAACTAGCTGTGTCTGCAGTATCCAGCCTCAAACCTCCACCtagcaaaacaacagcaacttCTGTCTCCAGTCTCTCAAACCaggcaacagcagcatcagagacagaggaatctaatgacagaggacagcagcaacaacaaccgGCTGCCTCACCTCAAAGctccagaaacacacaaagacctACAACCTTAGCACCGACATCAGGCACTAGCCAGAGTTTAACTTCAGCACCAGGTCTAGTTTGTGACCCAGTAGCAAACCAAGTCACTGAAGCTGCAGCCAACCAGCCAACCCAGCCAGCTGTTATGGATCCAGACATCCAACCACAGTATCCCAGGATGGCATACCCTCATGAACAAGCTATGCCAGTAACttcaaacaatacaaaacaaccCGCTGCTGTTCCCACAACACAAGTGCCAGGATACTCACACCAGCCATGCCGCAGATCGCTGTCCAGCGAGCGCCCCCAGAGGACAGATGACCTGCGTTTTTATGCCTCAGATGACCCTCCAAGCTATGATGAAAGAGAGAGCTTCAGTCCCCTCATGCTCCCAGATCTGACCCCGAGGAGGTCAAATCGCTATCAGCCCTCCTCCCgccctcctccctgctcctgcACGGCTGGCTGCCCCTCCCACCCTGGTCTCACACCTCCTCACCATCACCGCAGCCCCCACAACCTCACCCCACCCGCCCCAGCACACTCTCCAGGCCAGGTGCTGCCTTACCCAGTGGCTCAGCCACCTCTCCGTCCCCACCAGTGCAGACCTGACCCTCAGCCAATGAACTACCAGCCCAGCTCTCCCAAATCGAGTCCTCTTGGTCCAAGCCAGCCACCGGCCCTGTACCAGCCGCTCCACCAGCCTCCTCCCTGCCCTCCCCACCCCTCGCTCATGCAGGCCTGTGCTGCTGAACGGCCATTGCAGCCACCCCAGCATATTGACCCTCGACGACCCCCTGTCCACAGATCCccccagcagcagcctccaggCATGGCCGGGGCTCCTTACAGCGATCCTGGCCACAGCCACTCTCCTGGCCTTCCTCCTATGGACCCCCAGTACTTGTGTGGCCCTCAAAGCCTGGGGCCGTCCTACGGTTCTGAATATGGAGGTGACAGCTCCAGTTTGTACTCAGAGAGCAGCTATGGACAGACGCCTCGCAGAGTGCTACTAGATCCTGAGACTGGGAAGTATTTTTATATCGAGGTGCCTGTCCAGCCACTGAGGAAAATGCTGTTTGACCCAGAGACCGGTCAATACGTGGAAGTGCTCATCCCACAGCAAGCAATGTCACATTCAGGCCTGTATCCTCCTTCAGCAGCCCCTTACCCATCTCTCCACAACCCCAACATGTACGCCCCTGCTCCACAGTATATGCCCTATgcggctcctcctcctcccccagccCACCCCCAGGCTCAGCCCCAGCCACCCCGCTATCCGGAGGCTTCTGCTGCAGCCACAATGCACCCAAGCGGGCCTGGGGTCAGCTACAGGAGTCACTCTGGTCAGGGATCCAAGCCAGAGCCCCAGAATCATCCACCAATGGACCAGAGCTACCTGGAGAGTATGTATTACGTCCCTACAGGGATGAATGCGAGCCCCAATCCCACCCCACCAGACTATTACCACAAACATCCCCCCAACCTACCCCCAACAGGGGGGAAAAGGTCCTGA